In one window of Thermodesulfobacteriota bacterium DNA:
- a CDS encoding sigma-54 dependent transcriptional regulator, whose translation MRKPLVLVVDDDDFVTGALEILLRESYEVLKARTGHEALSLARSRPVEIVLLDLKLPGMDGLETLGRLKELDGSIEVVMLSALDSAEQAVSSLRKGAYDYIAKPFDGDELLATLSRLSEGLKLKSEIEFLKEELNERNGLRYLNGEMISRSPAMRKVFGLMQAVSRTSSGVLITGESGTGKELVARAIHFMSDRREKPFVAVNCGAVPSELMESELFGHERGAFTGAHQRKIGKFEHSDTGTLFLDEVSTLPMHLQIKLLRVLQERSFERVGSNSSITIDIRVIAASNARLEDEVSAGRFREDLFYRLKVVPIELPPLRERKEDVPLLVEHFLEKLSKKCGKRVEGVHPEVIRAFMDYGWPGNIRELENLLERLVVLAPEGGLIRADDLPMGMPALADEAAPGKEMTLDFKEAVKAFERRYIKGALDKANWNRAETARALKIHRNTLLLKMRELGIKGPGSAPSGWKRG comes from the coding sequence ATGAGAAAACCACTTGTCCTCGTAGTGGACGACGACGATTTCGTAACGGGCGCGCTCGAGATACTCCTCAGGGAGAGCTATGAGGTCCTGAAGGCCCGGACCGGCCATGAGGCCCTCTCTCTGGCACGTTCGAGGCCGGTGGAAATAGTGCTCCTGGATCTTAAGCTGCCGGGCATGGACGGGCTTGAAACGCTCGGGCGGTTGAAGGAGCTCGACGGCTCGATCGAGGTCGTAATGCTCTCCGCCCTCGACAGCGCCGAGCAGGCGGTATCCTCCCTCAGGAAAGGCGCCTACGACTACATAGCCAAGCCCTTTGACGGGGATGAGCTCCTTGCCACACTATCGAGGCTGTCCGAAGGGCTTAAGCTCAAGAGCGAAATCGAGTTCCTCAAGGAAGAGCTTAACGAGCGGAACGGCCTCAGGTACCTGAACGGCGAGATGATAAGCAGGTCGCCCGCGATGCGGAAGGTTTTCGGGCTCATGCAGGCGGTGAGCAGGACCTCGTCAGGGGTGCTCATAACGGGCGAGAGCGGCACCGGCAAGGAGCTCGTCGCAAGGGCCATTCATTTCATGAGCGACAGGAGGGAGAAGCCCTTCGTGGCCGTGAACTGCGGGGCGGTGCCATCAGAGCTCATGGAAAGCGAGCTCTTCGGGCACGAGAGGGGGGCTTTCACCGGGGCGCACCAGAGGAAGATCGGGAAGTTCGAGCACTCCGACACTGGCACGCTCTTCCTTGACGAGGTATCGACGCTACCCATGCACCTCCAGATAAAGCTCCTAAGGGTGCTGCAGGAGAGGTCCTTCGAAAGGGTCGGCTCGAATTCTTCCATCACGATCGACATAAGGGTGATAGCGGCGTCGAATGCGCGCCTTGAGGACGAGGTCTCGGCGGGCCGCTTCAGGGAAGACCTCTTCTACAGGCTCAAGGTTGTGCCCATAGAGCTCCCGCCCTTGAGGGAGAGGAAGGAGGACGTGCCTTTGCTCGTCGAGCATTTCCTCGAAAAGCTCTCCAAGAAGTGCGGCAAGAGGGTGGAGGGGGTCCATCCGGAGGTCATAAGGGCGTTCATGGATTACGGGTGGCCCGGGAACATCAGGGAGCTTGAAAACCTCCTGGAAAGGCTCGTGGTGCTCGCGCCCGAGGGGGGTCTCATAAGGGCCGACGACCTGCCGATGGGCATGCCGGCGCTAGCGGACGAGGCGGCTCCGGGAAAGGAGATGACGCTGGATTTCAAGGAAGCGGTCAAGGCCTTCGAGAGGCGCTACATAAAAGGCGCGCTGGACAAGGCCAACTGGAACAGGGCTGAAACGGCGAGGGCGCTCAAGATCCACAGGAATACGCTCCTCCTCAAGATGCGCGAGCTGGGCATAAAGGGGCCGGGGAGCGCCCCTTCCGGGTGGAAAAGGGGGTAG